The genomic region TATCAAAGTATTGAGTGAATACGTACTATTTTCTTGTATTCGCAAGCGAAGCATTTCACTGCGTTGACGTGATAAGAGTCGTGTGACGAATTCACATAGCGAGTGGCGAGACGACTGTTCAGAGATTTCACGTCGTAGAATTGGCCCACTTTGTGCTGGaaactgatatttttatcaaattagtactacaataaaataagtttcatataaaaattacatacgTAGGCGGTAGGTCGTATCTGTATGAACGAACCATTATATTTGCTCTTACATTTACAAGACTGAAATAatccttttattataatgaactaagtagttattttgttaaatattttaaggtaTCATACACCCTCGCAAGCTTTcgcatcctactaatattttaaatacggGTTCGTAAGGGTGGATGgatatttgttactctttcacgcaaatactgctgaaccgattacaattcaatttttatatgtaggtagctAAAGACCCATAATAAGACaggcttattttttataccgGGAATCCCAcatatttgttactctttcacgcaaatactgctgaaccgattacaattcaatttttatatgtaggtagctAAAGACCCATAATAAGACAggctttttttttataccggGAATCCCACAAGAACGGGAACCAAGCAGgtctttgcaaacgcgggtgaagccgcgggcggaaatctagttaataGTATTAGTAGGAATAGAAATATAACCGTGCATACTTAGGCAGTGGTTTCGTCCAATGATTATCCAGCCTGTTGACTTTCATAATAGCATTCAGCCGCTGCAATAAACTAAAGTTATCGTTTTGTATCTTGACTTTTCTATCCAATTCCTTCTGCACTTTTTTTAGCTTCAGCGCTACATGCGGACGGGCGGGAGGAGCACGATCATCGATAGCGGGGAGAGCTGATTTTacctgaatatttttataaaatcgttTGTATATCGACTCTTacgactttttttttgtaaatatatagtTACCAACCTAATAGTGTATGTAGTAGTACTTAGTAGAATAATATAGTTTGTGTGGTTTCtatgatttaataaatagccaccataataatatattttagtatctaCCTaactacttaggtacctagttaaatcatattatgtaaaaataataataaaaattggaaaatattttgtggTTTTGACTACTAATTTTTAAGCgatatacaaattttatatcctTGATCATTTTATGGAAACTGAGCTTTAACGTGCAGTTTTCATTTAAATGAAGATTCACCTTGGACCGATGATCTTTATATCTCCTTTCCTCCCAGGGTTGTTGCAGAAGTTTTTCTCGTCGcgataacattatattttcacTATTTAACCCAAACACAacttcaaattaattttgtgaatGTCTCAAGATTCAAGTCAATCCATTTGTTGTTGTATCAATACATTTGTTGCTAGGCCCCAGTTAtgttttaggtacctatataactAATGTTATCCATGATATTTTTTCTCACAAAATTAGTTAAATACGAAAGTTACTCCTCTTAATTAGGTATGCTTTATGACTTTCTTTCACATAACAAAGGAGAGATTTTGTAATGATGTTCCGAACTGAAGTCATTAAATTGTCTACAAGAATGTTATTCCTATAGGAATTTACGCGGTTGATAAATTTGTTCACTATGTCTACGAGAGAACGACGCGTATCATGTTTGCTAGTGAGGACTGAGGACCAAAAACGATCGCGATAATGATACACCCCGTTCGCTATTTACCATCGTATCATGACTTTATCATGATCGGCTGAATTATCTAGTGTGGACGCATTTTGTTACGGTGTCATTTTACGAAAAATATtaaccatttttgtagattgtttttcaaggaacaacttttatattatacaatattttttgttaagtcAATAGCTATGGTTTTACAGCGCTCCGAAGTGAGTACTATTTTTTCAGTACTCGCACGCAAGTCGCAACCCCAAATGTAtcttttcaatggactatcTCGAGGCTGTTTTTCTCCGATCATCAAAGGCGAAAATGAGTAATATTGATCAAGTGTGGTGTAGACACTTATCTGTAtgcatgtaataaaaaaagatgatGGTACTTGGTAGGCTGTTCCATAAAGTTATGAGATGAAAATGggacataaaagaaaacacattttgcaaattaataaataaattatattgttaaatat from Colias croceus chromosome 3, ilColCroc2.1 harbors:
- the LOC123706066 gene encoding uncharacterized protein LOC123706066, coding for MLSRREKLLQQPWEERRYKDHRSKVKSALPAIDDRAPPARPHVALKLKKVQKELDRKVKIQNDNFSLLQRLNAIMKVNRLDNHWTKPLPNFQHKVGQFYDVKSLNSRLATRYVNSSHDSYHVNAVKCFACEYKKINQGNRYSNGESSLPSIHFSQ